One stretch of Prinia subflava isolate CZ2003 ecotype Zambia chromosome 19, Cam_Psub_1.2, whole genome shotgun sequence DNA includes these proteins:
- the STX2 gene encoding syntaxin-2 isoform X2: MKDRLADLAEYKGNEDGETVIIEKDHFMDDFFQQVEEIRNNIAKIAQNVEEVKKQHSIILSAPNPEGRTKEELEELNEEIKKIANKIRARLKAIEQSFAQGENANRTSVDLRIRKTQHSVLAHKFVEVMTEYNETQTLFRERSKGRIQRQLEITGKTTTDEELEEMLESGNPSIFTSDIISDSQITRQALNEIESRHKDIMKLESSIRELHEMFMDMAMFVETQGEMINNIEKNVMNATDYVEHAKEETKKAVKYQSKARRKLMFIIICVTVLLLILGIILATTLS; encoded by the exons TATAAAGGAAATGAAGATGGGGAGACAGTTATCATCGAAAAGGACCATTTTATGGATGACTTTTTCCAGCAG GTTGAGGAAATTAGAAATAACATAGCAAAAATAGCACAAAATGTGGAAGAAGTGAAGAAGCAGCACAGCATTATCCTGTCAGCACCAAATCCTGAAGGAA gaacgAAGGAAGAACTTGAAGAACTAAATGAGGAAATAAAGAAGATTGCTAATAAAATCCGGGCCAGGCTAAAGG CTATCGAGCAGAGCTTTGCTCAGGGTGAAAATGCCAATCGCACATCGGTGGACCTCAGGATCAGGAAAACACAG CACTCGGTGTTGGCGCACAAGTTTGTGGAGGTGATGACGGAGTACAACGAGACGCAGACGCTGTTCCGGGAGCGCAGCAAGGGCCGCatccagaggcagctggagatCA CCGGAAAGACCACCACTGATGAGGAGCTGGAAGAAATGTTAGAGAGTGGTAATCCTTCCATTTTCACTTCTGAT ATCATCTCGGACTCCCAGATAACCAGGCAGGCCCTGAACGAGATCGAGTCCCGGCACAAGGACATCATGAAGCTGGAGTCCAGCATCCGCGAGCTCCACGAGATGTTCATGGACATGGCCATGTTTGTTGAGACTCAG ggTGAAATGATCAACAACATAGAGAAGAACGTGATGAATGCCACAGATTATGTGGAACATGCAAAAGAGGAGACGAAAAAGGCAGTTAAATATCAAAGCAAAGCACGCAGG aaatTGATGTTCATAATAATATGTGTAACTGTATTGCTTCTGATACTTGGAATTATCCTAGCAACAACTCTGTCCTAG
- the STX2 gene encoding syntaxin-2 isoform X1 yields MKDRLADLAEYKGNEDGETVIIEKDHFMDDFFQQVEEIRNNIAKIAQNVEEVKKQHSIILSAPNPEGRTKEELEELNEEIKKIANKIRARLKAIEQSFAQGENANRTSVDLRIRKTQHSVLAHKFVEVMTEYNETQTLFRERSKGRIQRQLEITGKTTTDEELEEMLESGNPSIFTSDIISDSQITRQALNEIESRHKDIMKLESSIRELHEMFMDMAMFVETQGEMINNIEKNVMNATDYVEHAKEETKKAVKYQSKARRKMWIIIIVSVVLIAIVALIIGLSVGIR; encoded by the exons TATAAAGGAAATGAAGATGGGGAGACAGTTATCATCGAAAAGGACCATTTTATGGATGACTTTTTCCAGCAG GTTGAGGAAATTAGAAATAACATAGCAAAAATAGCACAAAATGTGGAAGAAGTGAAGAAGCAGCACAGCATTATCCTGTCAGCACCAAATCCTGAAGGAA gaacgAAGGAAGAACTTGAAGAACTAAATGAGGAAATAAAGAAGATTGCTAATAAAATCCGGGCCAGGCTAAAGG CTATCGAGCAGAGCTTTGCTCAGGGTGAAAATGCCAATCGCACATCGGTGGACCTCAGGATCAGGAAAACACAG CACTCGGTGTTGGCGCACAAGTTTGTGGAGGTGATGACGGAGTACAACGAGACGCAGACGCTGTTCCGGGAGCGCAGCAAGGGCCGCatccagaggcagctggagatCA CCGGAAAGACCACCACTGATGAGGAGCTGGAAGAAATGTTAGAGAGTGGTAATCCTTCCATTTTCACTTCTGAT ATCATCTCGGACTCCCAGATAACCAGGCAGGCCCTGAACGAGATCGAGTCCCGGCACAAGGACATCATGAAGCTGGAGTCCAGCATCCGCGAGCTCCACGAGATGTTCATGGACATGGCCATGTTTGTTGAGACTCAG ggTGAAATGATCAACAACATAGAGAAGAACGTGATGAATGCCACAGATTATGTGGAACATGCAAAAGAGGAGACGAAAAAGGCAGTTAAATATCAAAGCAAAGCACGCAGG aaaatgtGGATAATTATCATTGTGTCAGTGGTGTTGATTGCCATAGTAGCTCTAATTATTGGTTTGTCTGTGGGTATTCGGTGA